One Polaribacter sp. KT25b DNA segment encodes these proteins:
- the rplL gene encoding 50S ribosomal protein L7/L12 has translation MADLKDFAEQLVNLTVKEVNELATILKDEYGIEPAAAAVVAGPAAAGGESEAEEQTEFDVILKAAGGSKLAVVKLVKELTGLGLKEAKGVVDSAPAPVKEGISKAEAEGLKAALEEAGAEVELK, from the coding sequence ATGGCAGATTTAAAAGATTTCGCAGAGCAATTAGTTAACTTAACAGTAAAAGAAGTTAATGAATTAGCTACTATTTTAAAAGACGAATATGGTATTGAGCCAGCTGCAGCAGCAGTTGTAGCAGGACCGGCAGCAGCAGGTGGTGAAAGTGAAGCTGAAGAGCAAACTGAATTTGATGTAATCTTAAAAGCAGCAGGTGGTTCTAAACTAGCAGTTGTAAAATTAGTTAAAGAATTAACTGGGTTAGGATTAAAAGAAGCTAAAGGTGTTGTAGATAGTGCACCAGCACCAGTTAAAGAAGGTATTTCTAAAGCTGAGGCAGAAGGTCTTAAAGCTGCTTTAGAAGAAGCAGGAGCAGAAGTAGAGCTTAAATAA
- the rplJ gene encoding 50S ribosomal protein L10, giving the protein MTREEKSQVIQDLTAVLAGTNTVYLADISGLNAQNTSNLRRACFKAGVQLSVVKNTLLAKAMEASDKDFGTLPSVLKGNTSMMIAEASNAPAKLIKEFRKKSKKPLLKGAFAEESIYIGDEQLDALVDIKSREELIGEIIGLLQSPAKNVVSALQSGGQKLSGIIKTLSEK; this is encoded by the coding sequence ATGACTAGAGAAGAGAAATCACAAGTAATACAAGATTTAACAGCAGTATTGGCAGGTACAAATACGGTATATTTAGCTGATATTTCTGGGCTTAATGCTCAAAATACTTCTAACCTACGTAGAGCTTGTTTTAAAGCAGGTGTTCAGTTATCAGTTGTTAAAAATACATTACTTGCAAAAGCAATGGAAGCATCAGACAAAGATTTTGGTACACTTCCATCAGTATTAAAAGGTAATACATCAATGATGATTGCCGAAGCATCTAATGCACCAGCAAAATTAATAAAAGAGTTTAGAAAGAAATCTAAAAAACCTTTATTAAAAGGTGCTTTTGCAGAAGAATCTATATATATCGGTGACGAACAATTAGACGCTCTTGTAGATATTAAATCTAGAGAAGAGCTTATTGGAGAAATCATTGGATTATTACAATCACCAGCTAAAAATGTTGTATCAGCATTACAATCAGGTGGTCAAAAACTTTCAGGTATTATTAAAACTTTATCTGAAAAATAA
- the rplA gene encoding 50S ribosomal protein L1 produces MAKLTKKQKEAHAKLDRSQSYDLATASALVKDITNVKFDASVDLAIRLGVDPRKANQMVRGVVTLPHGTGKDVKVLALVTPDKEAEATEAGADYVGLDEYLQKIKGGWTDVDVIITMPSVMGKLGPLGRILGPRGLMPNPKTGTVTMDVAKAVQDVKAGKIDFKVDKTGIVHAAIGKVSFDAKKIEENANELIQTIIKLKPTTAKGTYVKSVFISSTMSPSIAVEVKTV; encoded by the coding sequence ATGGCAAAATTAACAAAAAAGCAAAAAGAAGCACACGCAAAGTTAGATCGTTCTCAATCGTATGATTTAGCAACAGCTTCAGCTCTAGTCAAAGACATTACCAATGTAAAGTTTGATGCATCTGTAGATTTAGCAATTCGTTTAGGAGTAGATCCACGTAAAGCTAATCAAATGGTAAGAGGGGTAGTAACTTTACCTCATGGAACAGGAAAGGATGTAAAAGTTTTAGCATTAGTAACACCAGATAAAGAAGCAGAAGCTACAGAAGCTGGCGCAGATTATGTTGGGTTAGATGAGTATCTTCAAAAAATTAAAGGAGGATGGACTGATGTAGATGTAATTATTACAATGCCTAGTGTAATGGGTAAATTAGGTCCTTTAGGAAGAATTTTAGGTCCTAGAGGTTTAATGCCTAATCCAAAAACTGGTACTGTAACTATGGATGTTGCAAAAGCTGTTCAAGATGTAAAAGCTGGTAAAATCGATTTTAAAGTTGATAAGACTGGTATTGTTCATGCAGCAATTGGAAAAGTATCTTTTGATGCTAAGAAAATTGAAGAAAATGCGAACGAGTTAATTCAAACAATTATTAAATTGAAACCAACAACCGCAAAAGGAACGTATGTAAAAAGCGTTTTTATTTCTAGTACAATGAGTCCTAGTATTGCTGTTGAAGTAAAAACTGTTTAA
- the rplK gene encoding 50S ribosomal protein L11 — translation MAKEVSKVVKLQVRGGAANPSPPVGPALGAAGVNIMEFCKQFNARTQDQQGKVLPVVITVFKDKSFDFVVKTPPAAVQLLEAAKIKKGSGEPNRKKVASVTWDQIKVIAEDKMVDLNAFEVTSAMKMIAGTARSMGLTVKGNAPA, via the coding sequence ATGGCAAAAGAAGTTAGTAAAGTAGTTAAGTTACAAGTAAGGGGAGGCGCAGCGAATCCATCGCCGCCGGTTGGACCCGCTTTAGGAGCTGCTGGTGTTAACATTATGGAGTTTTGTAAACAGTTTAATGCAAGAACGCAAGACCAACAAGGTAAAGTTTTACCAGTGGTTATTACTGTTTTCAAAGATAAATCGTTTGATTTTGTTGTAAAAACTCCTCCTGCAGCAGTTCAGTTACTAGAAGCGGCCAAAATTAAAAAAGGTTCAGGAGAACCAAACAGAAAGAAAGTAGCATCAGTTACTTGGGATCAAATTAAAGTTATTGCAGAAGACAAAATGGTAGATTTAAATGCCTTTGAAGTTACTTCAGCAATGAAAATGATTGCAGGTACAGCTCGTTCTATGGGATTAACAGTAAAAGGTAATGCACCAGCATAA
- the nusG gene encoding transcription termination/antitermination protein NusG, translating to MADTVMKWYVVRAIGGQENKVKAYIETEISRVGLSDYVSQVIVPTEKVVQIRNGKKINRERVYFPGYIMVEANLSGEVPHVIKSITGVIGFLGETKGGEPVPMRKSEVNRMLGKVDELSVQDENIAIPFNLGETVKVVDGPFNGFDGTIEKVNEEKRKLEVMVKIFGRKTPLELSYMQVEKI from the coding sequence ATGGCTGATACAGTGATGAAATGGTATGTTGTTAGAGCCATTGGTGGGCAAGAAAATAAAGTAAAAGCTTATATTGAAACAGAAATTTCTAGAGTAGGATTGTCAGATTATGTGAGTCAAGTAATTGTGCCTACAGAAAAAGTGGTTCAAATTAGAAACGGTAAGAAAATAAATAGAGAAAGAGTTTATTTTCCTGGTTATATAATGGTTGAGGCAAATCTCTCAGGAGAAGTTCCTCATGTTATTAAATCTATTACTGGTGTTATTGGTTTTTTAGGAGAAACTAAAGGTGGTGAACCTGTTCCTATGAGAAAATCAGAAGTTAATAGAATGTTAGGTAAGGTTGATGAACTTTCTGTTCAAGATGAAAACATTGCAATACCATTTAATTTAGGAGAAACAGTAAAAGTTGTAGATGGTCCATTTAATGGGTTTGACGGAACTATTGAAAAAGTGAATGAAGAAAAGCGTAAACTTGAAGTAATGGTGAAAATCTTTGGAAGAAAAACACCGTTAGAATTAAGTTATATGCAAGTAGAAAAGATATAA
- the secE gene encoding preprotein translocase subunit SecE produces MNFIQYIKDSFVELNNHMTWISKEEAQKSTVTVAVFTIVFALAVAGIDYVFQTGLDNFFKLF; encoded by the coding sequence ATGAACTTTATACAATATATCAAAGATTCTTTTGTCGAATTGAATAACCACATGACGTGGATATCTAAAGAAGAAGCTCAAAAATCAACTGTTACAGTAGCTGTGTTTACAATTGTGTTTGCATTAGCTGTTGCTGGTATAGATTATGTTTTTCAAACTGGATTAGATAACTTTTTCAAATTATTTTAA
- the tuf gene encoding elongation factor Tu, translating into MAKGTFDRSKPHLNIGTIGHVDHGKTTLTAAITKVLADAGFSEARSFDQIDNAPEEKERGITINTSHVEYQTSKRHYAHVDCPGHADYVKNMVTGAAQMDGAILVVAATDGPMPQTREHILLGRQVGIPRMVVFLNKVDMVDDEELLELVDMEVRELLSFYEYDGDNGPVVSGSALGALNGEKKWVDTVLELMEQVDAWIEEPLREVDKDFLMPIEDVFSITGRGTVATGRIETGIANTGDVVDIIGMGAEKMTSTITGIEMFRQILDRGEAGDNAGILLRGIAKEDIKRGMVICKPGSVTPHAKFKAEVYVLKKEEGGRHTPFHNNYRPQFYVRTTDVTGTINLPAGVEMVMPGDNLTITVDLIQPIALNVGLRFAIREGGRTVGAGQVTELLD; encoded by the coding sequence ATGGCAAAAGGAACTTTTGACCGTTCGAAACCACACTTAAACATTGGTACTATCGGACACGTAGATCACGGTAAAACAACTTTAACTGCGGCTATTACTAAAGTATTAGCTGATGCAGGATTTTCTGAGGCTAGGTCTTTTGATCAGATTGATAATGCTCCAGAAGAGAAAGAAAGAGGTATTACTATTAATACTTCACACGTAGAATATCAAACATCTAAACGTCACTATGCTCATGTTGATTGTCCTGGTCACGCGGATTATGTTAAGAACATGGTAACTGGTGCTGCACAAATGGATGGAGCTATTTTAGTTGTTGCTGCTACAGATGGTCCTATGCCTCAAACTAGAGAGCATATCTTATTAGGTCGTCAAGTAGGAATTCCTCGTATGGTTGTTTTCTTGAATAAAGTAGACATGGTTGATGATGAGGAGTTGTTAGAGTTAGTTGATATGGAAGTAAGAGAATTATTATCTTTCTATGAGTATGATGGAGATAATGGTCCTGTAGTTTCTGGTTCTGCTTTAGGAGCTTTAAATGGTGAGAAAAAATGGGTTGATACTGTTTTAGAGTTAATGGAACAAGTTGATGCTTGGATTGAAGAACCTTTAAGAGAAGTTGATAAAGATTTCTTAATGCCAATCGAAGATGTATTTTCTATTACTGGTCGTGGAACTGTAGCGACAGGTCGTATAGAAACTGGTATTGCTAATACAGGTGATGTTGTAGATATTATTGGTATGGGAGCTGAAAAAATGACTTCTACTATTACTGGTATTGAAATGTTTCGTCAAATCTTAGATAGAGGTGAAGCAGGAGATAATGCAGGTATCTTGCTAAGAGGTATTGCTAAAGAAGATATTAAGAGAGGTATGGTAATCTGTAAGCCAGGTTCTGTAACTCCACATGCTAAGTTTAAAGCTGAGGTTTACGTTCTTAAGAAAGAAGAAGGTGGTCGTCACACTCCATTCCATAATAACTATCGTCCACAGTTTTATGTAAGAACTACAGATGTTACAGGTACTATTAATTTACCTGCAGGGGTTGAAATGGTAATGCCAGGAGATAACTTAACAATTACAGTTGATTTGATTCAACCAATTGCATTAAACGTTGGTTTAAGATTTGCAATCCGTGAGGGTGGTAGAACAGTTGGAGCAGGTCAAGTAACTGAATTATTAGACTAA
- the raiA gene encoding ribosome-associated translation inhibitor RaiA — protein sequence MKVFTQSVNFNADNELIKFVEKKVQTLEKFHDKIVDAEVFLKVQNTSDKENKITEIKINIPGSELIVKRETKTFEEGVNAAVDNLKRQLKRSKEKLRDSLIS from the coding sequence ATGAAAGTATTCACACAATCAGTAAACTTTAATGCAGATAATGAATTAATTAAGTTTGTAGAAAAGAAAGTACAAACATTAGAAAAGTTTCATGATAAGATAGTAGATGCCGAAGTTTTTTTAAAAGTTCAAAATACAAGCGATAAAGAAAATAAAATAACAGAAATAAAAATAAATATTCCAGGAAGCGAATTAATTGTTAAAAGAGAAACAAAAACCTTTGAAGAAGGTGTTAATGCTGCTGTTGATAATTTAAAAAGACAATTAAAAAGGTCAAAAGAGAAGCTTCGAGATTCGTTAATTTCATAA
- a CDS encoding tyrosine-type recombinase/integrase, whose protein sequence is MITHFLDYLSLEKKYSIHTVTAYKNDLISFRDFLITEYNQEELVSVSYPQIRNWIVSLVDSDISNRTINRKVSSLKSFYKFLQKSEQITINPLSKHKALKVAKKVQVPFTSKEINSVINIINEENDFISVRNKLIVELFYSTGIRRIELINIKEKNISFSNKTIKVLGKRNKERFVPLLQSVVCTLKNYLELKKEFSIGLEEVFITEKGNKIYETLVYRVINSYFSKVSSKVKKSPHILRHSFATHLLNEGADLNSVKELLGHSSLASTQVYTHNSLEVIKKVYNQAHPRGQHKKE, encoded by the coding sequence TTGATAACTCATTTCTTAGATTACTTATCGCTAGAGAAAAAATATTCTATTCATACTGTAACTGCGTATAAGAATGATTTAATTTCATTTAGAGACTTTTTAATTACAGAATATAATCAGGAAGAATTAGTATCTGTTAGTTACCCACAAATAAGAAATTGGATCGTTTCTTTAGTTGATAGTGATATTTCTAATAGAACAATCAATAGAAAAGTAAGCTCATTAAAATCATTTTACAAGTTTCTTCAAAAAAGTGAACAGATAACAATAAATCCACTTTCAAAACACAAAGCCTTAAAAGTTGCAAAAAAGGTGCAAGTTCCATTTACATCCAAAGAAATTAATTCTGTAATTAATATTATTAATGAAGAAAATGATTTTATATCCGTAAGAAATAAATTAATTGTAGAGCTATTTTACTCTACAGGTATTAGAAGAATTGAGTTAATTAATATAAAAGAAAAAAATATTAGTTTTTCAAATAAGACGATTAAAGTTTTGGGAAAAAGAAACAAAGAACGTTTTGTACCTCTTTTGCAGTCTGTTGTGTGTACGTTAAAAAACTACTTAGAGCTTAAAAAGGAATTTTCTATAGGTTTAGAGGAAGTTTTTATTACAGAAAAAGGAAATAAAATTTATGAAACCCTTGTCTACAGAGTTATAAATTCATACTTTAGTAAAGTTTCTTCGAAGGTAAAAAAGAGTCCTCATATTTTAAGGCATTCTTTTGCAACACACCTGTTAAACGAAGGCGCAGATTTAAATTCAGTTAAAGAATTGCTAGGGCATTCCTCTTTAGCCTCCACTCAAGTCTATACACATAATAGTCTTGAAGTAATAAAAAAGGTATATAACCAAGCTCACCCTAGAGGGCAACATAAAAAAGAATGA
- the rpsU gene encoding 30S ribosomal protein S21: MLIIPVKEGENIDRALKRYKRKFDRTKTMKNLRNRKNFTKPSVAKRAQRIKASYVQKLRTQEEVG; the protein is encoded by the coding sequence ATGTTAATTATACCTGTAAAAGAAGGAGAAAATATCGATAGAGCTTTAAAGCGCTATAAGAGAAAATTCGATAGAACCAAGACAATGAAAAACTTGCGTAACAGAAAAAACTTTACGAAGCCATCTGTAGCGAAAAGAGCTCAAAGAATTAAAGCGTCTTACGTTCAAAAATTAAGAACACAAGAAGAAGTAGGTTAG
- a CDS encoding acyl-CoA dehydrogenase family protein: MNSMYFTEEHEAFRSSFKEFLQKEVVPHIEKWEKQGFVDRFIWKKFGEMGYFGLSTPEEYGGLDLDLFYTVIFLEELQKINSGGFAAAMWAHEYLAMTHLNKEASEATKQKYLLPSVEGDMIGCLCITEPFGGSDVAGMRTTAIKKGDTYIINGSKTFITNGVYSDYLIVAAKTDPSDKYKGISLFIVDRESKGLSATMLDKLGWKASDTGEIAFDNVEIPAENLLGEEGKGFPYIMQHFALERLVMGINAHARAEFALDYAVNYMQEREAFGKSLNKFQALRHKIAEMASKVDICREYNYSITKRLNDGQYVVKEASMSKLLSTKMADEVIYDALQLLGGYGYMEEYPMARLLRDSRLGPIGGGTSEILKEIIAKIVIDKKEYKPAT; encoded by the coding sequence ATGAACAGTATGTATTTTACTGAAGAGCATGAAGCATTTCGCTCAAGTTTTAAAGAATTTTTACAAAAAGAAGTAGTTCCGCATATCGAAAAATGGGAAAAACAAGGATTTGTAGATCGTTTTATTTGGAAGAAATTTGGTGAAATGGGTTATTTTGGATTATCAACTCCAGAAGAATATGGAGGATTGGATCTAGACCTTTTTTATACCGTTATCTTTTTAGAAGAATTACAAAAGATAAATTCTGGCGGATTTGCAGCTGCAATGTGGGCGCATGAATATTTAGCGATGACACATTTAAATAAAGAAGCGTCCGAAGCTACAAAACAAAAATATTTACTACCAAGTGTAGAAGGCGATATGATTGGTTGTTTGTGTATTACAGAACCTTTTGGCGGAAGTGATGTTGCAGGAATGCGCACTACAGCAATCAAAAAAGGAGATACTTATATTATAAATGGCTCTAAAACATTTATTACAAATGGGGTTTATTCAGATTATTTAATTGTTGCTGCAAAAACAGATCCATCAGATAAATACAAAGGAATAAGTCTTTTTATAGTTGATAGAGAATCAAAAGGTTTATCTGCAACAATGTTAGATAAATTAGGTTGGAAAGCCTCAGATACAGGAGAAATTGCTTTTGATAATGTAGAAATTCCTGCAGAAAATTTATTGGGCGAAGAAGGAAAAGGTTTTCCATATATTATGCAACATTTTGCATTAGAACGTTTAGTTATGGGAATAAATGCTCATGCTAGAGCAGAATTTGCTTTAGATTATGCCGTAAATTATATGCAAGAACGCGAAGCTTTTGGTAAATCTTTAAATAAATTTCAAGCATTAAGACACAAAATTGCAGAAATGGCAAGCAAAGTTGATATATGTAGAGAATATAATTATTCAATTACAAAACGTTTAAATGACGGTCAATATGTAGTAAAAGAAGCAAGTATGTCTAAATTGTTATCAACAAAAATGGCAGACGAAGTTATTTATGATGCACTACAATTGTTAGGTGGTTATGGTTATATGGAAGAATATCCAATGGCACGTTTATTAAGAGATAGTAGATTAGGTCCAATTGGCGGCGGAACATCAGAAATTTTAAAAGAGATTATAGCAAAAATTGTAATTGATAAAAAAGAATATAAACCAGCGACATAA
- a CDS encoding helix-hairpin-helix domain-containing protein, whose amino-acid sequence MKIFKSHFWYNKSQRNGIFLLVTLILILQVFIFSDVFSSDEIIDTNTSEIIAFQNQIDSLKAIEIENRKPKIYPFNPNYITDYKGEQLGMSLAEIDRLLAFRKTNKFVNSKKEFQQVTKVSDSLLIKISPYFKFPDWVVKQNQPYKSSLRETKQSFNEKVKHKLSTTDINKATAADFKTINGIGVAFSERIIQYRLKLQGFSFDNQLYDVWGLEKGVADKVLTTFKIVEKPIIKKQNVNTVTFKELLKNPYIDYDLCKKIFNYRDEVAELQDISELKNIKDFPLEKYDRIVLYLLAK is encoded by the coding sequence ATGAAAATATTTAAATCTCATTTCTGGTATAACAAAAGCCAAAGAAATGGGATTTTTCTTTTAGTTACATTGATTCTCATTTTACAAGTATTTATTTTTTCTGATGTTTTTTCTTCGGATGAAATTATAGATACAAATACATCAGAAATTATAGCCTTTCAAAATCAAATTGATAGTTTAAAAGCAATTGAAATTGAAAATAGAAAGCCTAAAATATATCCTTTTAATCCAAATTATATAACAGATTATAAAGGAGAACAATTGGGAATGTCTTTGGCGGAAATAGACAGATTACTCGCTTTTAGAAAAACGAATAAATTTGTCAATTCTAAAAAAGAATTTCAGCAAGTAACAAAAGTCTCTGATTCTCTATTAATTAAAATTTCTCCTTACTTTAAATTTCCAGACTGGGTTGTAAAACAAAATCAGCCTTATAAATCGTCATTGCGAGAAACGAAGCAATCTTTTAATGAAAAGGTAAAGCACAAATTATCAACTACAGATATCAACAAAGCAACAGCAGCAGACTTTAAAACAATCAACGGAATTGGCGTTGCTTTTTCTGAACGTATTATTCAGTATCGATTAAAATTACAAGGTTTTTCTTTTGATAATCAGTTATATGATGTTTGGGGATTAGAAAAAGGTGTTGCAGACAAAGTTTTAACAACCTTTAAAATTGTTGAGAAACCTATCATCAAAAAGCAAAATGTAAACACGGTTACTTTTAAAGAATTGCTTAAAAATCCGTATATCGATTATGATTTATGTAAAAAAATATTTAATTACAGAGATGAAGTTGCTGAACTTCAAGATATTTCAGAATTAAAAAACATCAAAGATTTTCCTTTAGAAAAGTATGATAGAATAGTCTTATATTTGTTAGCTAAATAA
- a CDS encoding alanine:cation symporter family protein has protein sequence MQSWGNLFAKGKVADITYKILFLLFVVIGAEATLVVVIKFSDVMILALVFPNMIGLLFLFLKVRHEIKCYVGAISIKNKQFKTVQ, from the coding sequence TTGCAATCTTGGGGAAATTTATTTGCTAAAGGAAAAGTTGCAGATATTACATATAAAATACTATTTTTACTATTCGTTGTTATTGGTGCTGAAGCAACTTTAGTTGTTGTAATTAAGTTTTCTGATGTTATGATATTAGCATTAGTTTTTCCTAATATGATTGGTTTATTATTCTTATTTCTAAAAGTAAGACATGAAATAAAATGTTATGTTGGTGCAATTTCAATCAAAAATAAGCAATTCAAGACGGTGCAATAG
- a CDS encoding sodium:alanine symporter family protein, whose protein sequence is MKKRILSMFLLAIPMLTFAQEKGLDQQIDEAFGNATGWFVDIIFYQIPFTDTISIYWVLFPLILGAMYFTFYFNFINFKGFFTSINIVRGKYDDLEERLNHKVEISKSKFSDEEDNPDTIRIEGHEGEVSHFQALTAALSATVGLGNIAGVAIAVSIGGAGATFWMIIAGFLGMASKFVECTLGVKYRDIEEDGTVYGGPMYYLTKGLKNKTLGKILAGLFAIFVIGGSFGGGNMFQVNQAFQLVQNITGGSESVLAGKGWLFGLVMAILVGIVIIGGIKKIAKVTDKIVPFMVAIYVGAALFVIFANYNMIGDAFSQIFNGAFSPEGIAGGAVGVLVQGFRRAAFSNEAGIGSASIAHSAVKTKYAASEGMVALLEPFIDTVVVCTMTALVLIITGNVTAENASLNDAQAILLTSGAFESAISWFPYVLTIAVVLFAFSSMISWSYYGFQGWVFLFGRSKKMEYTYKVIFCIFVVIGAAASLGSVIGFSDAMVFAMMVPNMIGLIILAPKVKEELSKYMTAIKSR, encoded by the coding sequence ATGAAAAAAAGAATTCTTTCAATGTTTTTATTGGCTATCCCCATGTTAACATTTGCTCAAGAAAAAGGATTGGACCAACAAATAGATGAAGCCTTTGGAAATGCAACAGGATGGTTTGTAGATATTATTTTTTATCAAATTCCTTTTACTGATACAATAAGTATTTACTGGGTTTTATTTCCACTTATTTTAGGGGCAATGTACTTTACATTTTATTTCAACTTTATAAACTTTAAAGGTTTTTTTACTTCAATAAACATTGTTAGAGGTAAATATGATGATTTAGAAGAAAGATTAAATCATAAAGTAGAAATTTCTAAATCTAAATTTTCTGATGAAGAAGATAATCCAGATACAATAAGAATAGAAGGTCATGAAGGTGAGGTTTCTCATTTTCAAGCGCTAACAGCTGCATTATCTGCAACTGTTGGTTTAGGTAATATAGCAGGTGTAGCAATTGCAGTTTCAATTGGTGGTGCAGGTGCTACTTTCTGGATGATTATTGCTGGGTTTTTAGGAATGGCATCTAAATTTGTAGAATGTACTTTAGGTGTAAAATATAGAGATATTGAAGAAGACGGAACCGTTTATGGTGGTCCAATGTACTATTTAACAAAAGGTTTAAAAAATAAAACATTAGGAAAAATATTGGCAGGTTTATTTGCAATCTTTGTTATTGGTGGTTCTTTTGGGGGTGGAAACATGTTTCAAGTAAACCAAGCTTTTCAATTAGTACAAAATATAACAGGTGGTTCAGAATCAGTATTAGCAGGTAAAGGATGGTTGTTTGGTTTAGTAATGGCTATTTTAGTTGGTATTGTTATTATTGGCGGAATCAAAAAAATAGCAAAAGTAACTGATAAGATCGTGCCTTTTATGGTTGCTATTTATGTAGGTGCTGCTTTGTTTGTTATTTTTGCTAACTACAACATGATAGGAGATGCTTTTTCTCAAATATTTAATGGAGCATTTAGTCCAGAAGGAATTGCCGGTGGAGCTGTTGGGGTTTTGGTGCAAGGATTTAGAAGAGCAGCTTTCTCAAACGAAGCGGGTATTGGTTCTGCGTCAATTGCACATTCTGCTGTAAAAACAAAATATGCAGCAAGTGAAGGTATGGTTGCTTTGTTAGAACCTTTTATTGATACAGTTGTGGTTTGTACAATGACAGCTTTAGTGTTAATTATTACTGGTAATGTTACTGCAGAAAATGCATCTTTAAACGATGCGCAGGCAATTTTATTAACTTCAGGTGCATTTGAATCTGCAATTTCTTGGTTTCCTTATGTGTTAACTATTGCTGTTGTATTATTTGCTTTTAGTTCTATGATTTCTTGGTCTTATTATGGTTTTCAAGGTTGGGTATTTTTATTTGGTAGATCTAAAAAAATGGAATACACATATAAAGTTATTTTCTGTATTTTCGTTGTAATTGGTGCTGCTGCAAGTTTAGGTTCTGTAATTGGTTTTTCTGATGCAATGGTTTTTGCTATGATGGTTCCAAATATGATAGGTTTAATTATTCTTGCTCCTAAAGTAAAAGAGGAGTTATCAAAATATATGACAGCTATAAAATCAAGATAA
- a CDS encoding NAD(P)-dependent oxidoreductase, translated as MIKVVITGSNGLLGQTLVKLLLLEKEKYQVIGFSKGKNRSGREDFNYISINLTDEQKLKKTLSEIQPDFIINTAAMTQVDDCENNKEACDLLNITVVKWLSEISEELGTHLIHLSTDFVFDGLKGNYKETDAPNPVSYYGLSKQKSEEVLGNSKINYTILRTILVYGKVFDMSRSNIVLWVKDMLEKGKEITIVDDQYRAPTYVEDLALACEISMDKKTKGIYHISSKELFSVYEIAQQIAETFNLDKNLIKPISSFALNQTAKRPPKTGFDLSKTNKVLEFYPKSFIEDLQRFKEVVI; from the coding sequence ATGATAAAAGTTGTAATTACAGGAAGTAATGGTTTATTAGGGCAAACTCTAGTAAAGTTATTACTTTTAGAAAAAGAAAAATACCAAGTCATAGGTTTTTCTAAAGGTAAAAATAGAAGCGGAAGAGAAGATTTTAATTACATTTCTATTAATCTTACTGATGAGCAAAAACTTAAAAAAACACTTTCAGAAATACAGCCAGATTTTATAATTAACACAGCGGCAATGACACAAGTTGATGATTGTGAAAATAATAAAGAAGCGTGCGACTTGTTAAATATAACAGTTGTAAAATGGCTGTCAGAAATTTCTGAGGAATTAGGTACGCATTTAATTCATCTTTCAACAGATTTTGTTTTTGATGGATTAAAAGGAAATTATAAAGAAACAGATGCTCCAAATCCAGTAAGTTATTATGGATTATCTAAGCAAAAATCTGAAGAAGTATTAGGCAACTCAAAAATAAATTATACAATTCTAAGAACTATTTTAGTTTATGGGAAAGTGTTTGATATGAGTAGATCTAACATTGTACTTTGGGTAAAAGATATGCTAGAAAAAGGAAAAGAAATTACAATTGTTGATGATCAATATAGAGCACCAACGTATGTAGAAGATTTGGCTTTAGCATGTGAAATTTCTATGGATAAAAAAACGAAAGGCATTTATCATATTTCATCAAAAGAATTATTTAGTGTTTATGAAATTGCACAGCAAATAGCAGAAACTTTTAATTTGGATAAGAATTTGATAAAACCAATTTCATCATTTGCATTAAACCAAACAGCAAAAAGACCTCCAAAAACAGGTTTCGATTTATCTAAAACAAATAAAGTCTTAGAGTTTTATCCTAAATCATTTATAGAAGATTTACAAAGATTTAAAGAAGTCGTAATATAA